The sequence CCTTTACCTTTTGCCACCATTAAAGTTTTAGATTCTTCAAAGGGTGCTGTTGCAGGTGAAAATGGGGATTTTATTATCGAAAATATATGTGATGATGAAGTGGATCTGGAAGTTCGTTTTCTAGGTTACAAGACTGTCGTACACCATCATGATTTTCATCATGCTGATCCGATCATTTATATGGCTGCAGATGAAACACTGCTAGAAAGTGTTGTTGTAGAAGAAAAGTTGAATGTCCATGACCTTAAAACACTCAGTTCTAAAGAAATTCAGTTAGATGTTCTTGATGCAGCTGGCCAATCAGCAGGAGAAATCTTTGCTCAAACCTCAGGTGTGAGTTTGCTTAAAACCGGCCAGAACATTTCCAAGCCTATCGTTCATGGCTTGCATTCCAATAGAGTTTTAATCATCAACAATGGTGTAAGACATGCCTATCAAGCTTGGGGAACGGAACATGGCCCTGAGATAGACCCTACGCAAGTTGATAGAATTCAACTGGTTAAAGGAGCATCTACTGTCAGGTATGGTTCTGAAGCACTCGGTGGAGTGATTCTATTTGATGCCCCATCCCCTACTTACAATACTAAACTGAGTGGTGAAGTAAATGGAGGTTTTCAAACCAATGGGCGTGCTTACAACGGAGAGTTAAGTCTGACACAAGGTTTTGAAAGAGCTGCTTGGCGAGCTTCTATCTCTGGAATAAGACAAGGTGATTTAAGTGCACCAAACTATCAGTTAACAAACACAGGGAAACGAGAGTTAGGATTCTCACTGGCGGGAAAATTCCATTTTCCAATCATAGACATAAACATTTACGCTAGTAGGTTTAATCAGGAGCTTGGAATACTAAGAGGTTCTGTAAATGGAAACTTTGAAGACTTACTATTTGCTTTTCAAGCCGAAATACCTAATGAGACTTTTCCTTTTTCATACGACATCAATAATCCAAAACAGGAGGTTAAACATGATCTGATACGCCTAAAAGCATCGCTTTTCTTAGGCAAGCAACAGTTTGATATTCAATATGCTTTTCAGAATAACCTAAGAAAAGAATTTGATGTAAGGCGCGGAAACTTAAATTCACAGCCATCAATTGATTTAAAACTTATCTCTCACTCGTTAGACATAGATTGGGATCATCCCAGCGAAGGTGTTTGGTCAGGCACATATGGAATCCAATTGTTCACACAAAACAATGACAACATTTTTGGAACAGGAACTACTCCTTTCATCCCCAATTACAACACTTATAATATAGGAATATTTGGGATTGAATCATATACCGTTGGAAATACGGTATATGAGGCAGGAATCCGATATGATTTCATGAACCAGGATGTAAGGGGAAGAGATCTTTTTCAAAACATTTTTAGAAACAATCAAAACTATCAAAACTTCAGTTTTACCATTGGAATGGTAAAACAGCTAAGCAAAATCATTTCTGTTAGAACAAATATTGGAACGGCCTGGAGACCACCAAATATTGGGGAACTCTATAGTTTTGGAAGACATCAAAACATACTTCAATATGGTATTTGGAGACATGAATTCACAAGTGCCAATGAAATTGAATTTGACCGTGTCTTAACTGAAGAAGATCGTTCCATTAAAAATGAGCAAGGCCTGAAATGGATTAGTTCTGTAGAATTAAGGACAGAATCATTCGATTTGGAGGTAACGCCATATGTCAATTACATCCGTAACTATTTCTTCTCAAGACCTTTCGGTTTAAGAGGTTCGAGAAGGGGGACATTACCCTATTTCATATTTGACCAAACAGATGCTTTCTATTCCGGAATTGATCTAGATATTAAGAAGTATTGGAGTGAATTTTTTCAAACAGGAATAAAGGCTTCTTATGTTTATGCTGAAGACCTAAATAATGATGGATCTTTTGTCGGCATCCCTCCTTTGAATGTGCAAATAGAATTCGTCAGGAAATACAGAAATTTCAGCTTTAAAATAAATCCTGAATGGACAGCAAGGCAATTCAATGAACCTCCTGTCATTACACCTGATCAAATTATCGATGCTCAAGAAATACCTTTTGAACAAGATGAAATATTTGATTTGGTGCAAGCTCCTAATGGTTTCTTTCTTTTGAATGGTAGTATTGAATACAAGAAGAAAAATTTGCAATTTGCTATAAGAGGTCAAAATCTTCTAAATACTTCCTACCGTAGGTATACGGATTTCCTCAGATACTATGCAGATGATCCGGGCATTAATTTGACCGCTCACATAAGTTATTCATTTTAGTTCTTACAACACTGTTGCATTTATAATATTCCTTATTATACTTGCAATAGTATTGCATTAATCAATTAACAAAATGAAGAATAGACTTAACAATCTAATGAGCGTAGCACTTTTAGGAAGTGTTGTTTTATTATCTAGCTGTAGTGATGATGACGCACCTGCAGCGGAGAATGAGGAAGAAGAAATCACATCTGTAACACTTACCTTCACACCTGATGGTGGTGGTACTCCTGTTGTAGCAACTTGGTTTGATATAGATGGAGAAGAAGGACCAATTGAAGCGGAACAGACAGAAATAAATTTGGCAGCTAATACTGCTTATGATCTTTCCATTGCGCTGCTAAATACTTTAACTGATGAGGTCGAAGAACAAAATGTTACGGCTGAAATTCAAGGAGAAGATGACGAACATATGTTCTTTTTCGGTTTTACATCTGATGTCTTCACTAGTCCGACTGGTGATGGAAATATAGGTGCTTCTAGTAGAAATGATGAAATGAATTATGGTGATGATGATGGGACTTTACCTCTGGGTTTGTTGACTTCTTGGGAAACAGGTGCTGCAGCTTCAGGCTCAACATTCACTGTTATTCTAAAACATCAACCACCACTTGAAGAAGGAGGTACCCCTCAGAAAACAGCTACATCCACTTCCCTAACAGGAGATTCAGATATTGATCTTGACTTTGTGTTGAATATCAACGAATAGTCTGACGATAACTATAACTATCTCTCAAGTATATTAGGTTAAAACTTACTTTAGGTAGTTAAATCAGAGACCACTTTGACAAATGTTGAAGTGGTTTTTTTATGTCTAGAATCTATATGCTCAATTTTAAGACTGTTATCTATTTTTCTTTTTGCAAGAACCGTAAGTGATTCACTTTATTCTAGTTGGCTACCTTTGTCCCATGTCGAAAATACCTCCTTGCCCCAACTGTAAATCGCCATACGCCTACCCTACTGATAATTTACTCATGTGTCCTGAGTGTGGTCATGAGTGGAATCCTGAGGAAGATGAGATTGAAGAAACGGTGATCAAGGATGCCAATGGAAATGTACTGAAGGATGGTGACTCTGTCGTGGTGGTGAAGGATTTACCAGTCAAGGGTGCCCCCAAGCCTGTCAAAGCTGGCACCAAAGTGAAAAATATTCGCCTCACAGATAGCGATCACAACATTGATTGTAAGATTGATGGATTTGGTTCTATGGCACTCAAGTCGGAATTTGTAAAGAAGGCATAACCTTCTAACTAATAGAAAAAATCATTAAATCATAAGTGAATCTTTCTTGATTTAATCAGCGTCCTACCTATTACTGAATCGGACAATACTTCTTAGAATACGAATAAACTTTCTTCGATTAATGTATTAACATCTCCAAAATCAGTATTTTTAAAGATGATTTGAGTATCTATTGAGTAACTCATAATATAAACCAGCCTAGTTATGAAGTCAATGTCAAAAAGGATTGTTCTATCAATCCTCCTCACCCTTATTTCTGGTTTTCTACTTATCTACTATTTACAGCCTTCATCAATCAATTCTCTTGCTGTAAAAAATGCTGAATTCAAAGAGTTAGATAAACGTACACGGATGGACCTGGCCATTCAACAAGAATTTGAGCGTACCAAGGATCCCGCACTTGGAATCGTGCCAAGGAACAGGTTGTATGAAGCATACGAACTGAAGCAACAAATGAAGTCGCAGCAAAGTGGTGAAATGCTATTAGATGCGATTCCAGGTGTATCGTGGAAAGAAAGAGGGCCAAATAACCTGGGAGGTCGTACCAGAACAATACTAGTTGATCCAAATGATGTCACTAATAATACCATTTGGGCTGCCAGTATATCTGGAGGGCTATGGAAGACGACTGACATTACCAAGGTTAATCCCAACTGGAGTTCTGTGAATGATTTCTTTGAAAACATGGCCATTACGACAATCGCATATGATCCAACAAGTACCACTACCATGTATTTTGGTACAGGCGAAGGATTTTTCAATGTAGATGCAGTGCAAGGAAATGGCATCTGGAAAAGTACTGATGGTGGTGACAACTGGACACAGCTGACCAGTACAATAACCACTAATTTCTCTACCTGTGCAGGTTCTGGTGATTGTAACTTTCTTTATGTCAACAAGATAGTTGTTACTTCTTCTGGTGCTGTATTAGCAGCAACAAGGGGCGGGAACTTTGCCATTCGAGGAGGCATCATGCGCTCTGATGATGGTGGCACTACCTGGACAAAAGTATTGACAGGACTGGCTGGTCAAAATCAATGGGCCTCCGATATTGAAATTGGAGCTGATGGAGACCTTTATGCTAGTTTCGGTATTTTTCAGAACAATAGTATCTGGAAATCTACAGATGATGGTGCGACATGGGGAGCCAGTGAAATCTATACTTCTGCTGCAGACGAGCAAAGAATTGAGCTAGCTACAGCGCCAAGTAACTCCGAGTATATCTATGCACTAGTTCAAGAAGATGATAATACAATCAAGAAAATCATGCGGTCTACTAATGGTGGCACCTCCTGGTCCACCTTATCTACTCCTGACTGGTGTGATCAAAACTGTGCCGCATTATCAAATGACTTCACGCGAAATCAAGCGTGGTATGATCTAACTCTTGCTGTAGATCCTAATGATGAAGATGTCGTTTATATCGGTGGAATTGATCTTCTCAGAACTACTGACGGAGGAACTACCTGGGTTCAAATGACCAACTGGAGTGGTCAGGACGACTATACTGCTGTACATGCCGATCAGCATGCAATCGTTTATCAACCTGGGAGCTCCGATGTAATCTATTTCGGCAATGATGGTGGAATTTATTCCACTCAGGATGGAAGTGCCACCACTCCAACTTTTACCAGAAAGGAATTTGGTTATAACACCTCACAATTCTATTCCATTGCTATGGAGCCAGCAGCCTTTAATCCTGGATTTATTGGTGGAACACAAGACAATGGGTCAGCCAAAGTAACCAACCTTGGGGTGGCTTCCATTGTGGAAGTGACCGGTGGTGATGGTGGTTTTGCACACATAGATCAGGATAATTCTAATTTTCAGTTTACTGCCTTTACAGGAGCAACTCTTTCCAGGTCGACAGATGGAGGGTTAACATTTGATTTGATCATGAATCAACCGAATGGTGCTTTCATTAATCCTTCTGACTATGAAGATGCAACTGATAATTATTACTGTGGGCAGACAGGTGGATACTATTACATCGCAAATGCTTCTTCTTTAACAGCGGTTAGTTCAGTAACCGGATTTGGTAGTGTTGAAGTCACATCAGTCACTGCATCTCAAAATACCGCGCAAAGAGTATTCTTTGGAACTAATAACGGTAGTATTCTTCAAATAGACAATGCAGCTTCTTCCCCTGCGGGTGGTGATATCTCTGGAGCAAGTTTTCCTACCGGATCTATTTCATGTGTCGCAGTAGAAGATGGCGATGATAATCATCTTCTCGTTACTTTTTCAAACTATGGAGTCACAAGCGTCTGGGAAACAACTGATGGTGGAACGAACTGGACTGCAGTAGAAGGAAATCTTCCTGACATGCCAGTGAGATGGGCACTATTTAATCCAAACAATAGTGATCAGGCCCTAATTGCTACAGAACTAGGTGTTTGGTCAACCGATGATCTCGATGGAACATCTACTATTTGGGAAGCTTCAAACAATGGACTGGCTAATGTAAGAACTGATATGTTGCAGATACGATCTTCTGATAACCTGGTAGTGGCCGCTACGCATGGCAGAGGCATCTTCACTTCAGATATTTTCACGGCTGAACATGCAGACTTTACTTCGGATAAAAACACTATCTATGCTGAAGCTAGCATCAATTTCACGGATGCTTCTTATAAAGCAGCTTCATGGGAGTGGGATTTTGGTGATGGTGGAGTCTCTACCGAAGAAAACCCATCACATACCTACAAGAGATCCGGGGTTTATGATGTAACGCTCACGATCAATGGTGGTGGGGACTCACAAACAAAGTCAGGGTTTATTCATGTACTGCCGAATGTAGCAGTTCCATTCACTGTTGCAGATGGAGGAGATTTTGAAACTAACGAAAACTACTTTGGATCTGATGACCTAGCCGGAGGAATCAATCTCTGGGAAAGAGGTACACCTGGAAATGCAATAACCACACTAAGTTCAGGCACAAATGGATGGAAAACTGCTCTTTCATTAGACATTACCGAAGCTGATTATTCATGTGCTCTGTTCTCTCCTAATTTCAATTTTACAGAGGCCGGCACTTATACCATGAGCTTTAGAAAAAGCATGGAAGTAGCTTTTGCCAATGCCCCTATTGGTGTTCAAGTTCAATATTCCACAGATAATGGTGAGAATTGGACACGATTAGGTGATGACACCAGCGGAACTAACTGGTATGAAAGAGGCCCTAATTCTATGTTCAGCATGGAAACAGATGTTATTTTCGATAGGTACGGTTTCTCGAATTTCTATACCGATCAAAATACCGAATACGATGTTTCATTTCTATCAGGAAATGGAACAGTAGCTTTTAGGTTTGTCTTATACGCAGCAGCTGGATACAGTGCAGCTGGATATCAAGTTGATGGCTTTATGGTAGATGATTTTGAGATTTCAGGGCCTACCAACGAAGCAAATATAAATGTCACAGAAAATGATCCGGGAACACATCTATCTTTTAATGGAACCACTGATTACACTACATTATCCAACCTTGCGATCAATGAATCATTCACTGCAGAAATATGGATATCTCCTTCTTCTACAGATGATGGACAAACTTTCTTAGCCAAACATGATGCTACTGGAAATGATATTTTTAAAATCGGATTTAATGCTGGAGGAATTGAAGTTGACCTGCGAGGAACTAC is a genomic window of Marinobacter alexandrii containing:
- a CDS encoding LamG-like jellyroll fold domain-containing protein, giving the protein MSKRIVLSILLTLISGFLLIYYLQPSSINSLAVKNAEFKELDKRTRMDLAIQQEFERTKDPALGIVPRNRLYEAYELKQQMKSQQSGEMLLDAIPGVSWKERGPNNLGGRTRTILVDPNDVTNNTIWAASISGGLWKTTDITKVNPNWSSVNDFFENMAITTIAYDPTSTTTMYFGTGEGFFNVDAVQGNGIWKSTDGGDNWTQLTSTITTNFSTCAGSGDCNFLYVNKIVVTSSGAVLAATRGGNFAIRGGIMRSDDGGTTWTKVLTGLAGQNQWASDIEIGADGDLYASFGIFQNNSIWKSTDDGATWGASEIYTSAADEQRIELATAPSNSEYIYALVQEDDNTIKKIMRSTNGGTSWSTLSTPDWCDQNCAALSNDFTRNQAWYDLTLAVDPNDEDVVYIGGIDLLRTTDGGTTWVQMTNWSGQDDYTAVHADQHAIVYQPGSSDVIYFGNDGGIYSTQDGSATTPTFTRKEFGYNTSQFYSIAMEPAAFNPGFIGGTQDNGSAKVTNLGVASIVEVTGGDGGFAHIDQDNSNFQFTAFTGATLSRSTDGGLTFDLIMNQPNGAFINPSDYEDATDNYYCGQTGGYYYIANASSLTAVSSVTGFGSVEVTSVTASQNTAQRVFFGTNNGSILQIDNAASSPAGGDISGASFPTGSISCVAVEDGDDNHLLVTFSNYGVTSVWETTDGGTNWTAVEGNLPDMPVRWALFNPNNSDQALIATELGVWSTDDLDGTSTIWEASNNGLANVRTDMLQIRSSDNLVVAATHGRGIFTSDIFTAEHADFTSDKNTIYAEASINFTDASYKAASWEWDFGDGGVSTEENPSHTYKRSGVYDVTLTINGGGDSQTKSGFIHVLPNVAVPFTVADGGDFETNENYFGSDDLAGGINLWERGTPGNAITTLSSGTNGWKTALSLDITEADYSCALFSPNFNFTEAGTYTMSFRKSMEVAFANAPIGVQVQYSTDNGENWTRLGDDTSGTNWYERGPNSMFSMETDVIFDRYGFSNFYTDQNTEYDVSFLSGNGTVAFRFVLYAAAGYSAAGYQVDGFMVDDFEISGPTNEANINVTENDPGTHLSFNGTTDYTTLSNLAINESFTAEIWISPSSTDDGQTFLAKHDATGNDIFKIGFNAGGIEVDLRGTTTLGGTKETGLQHIAVTVNKLTVTTSQITVYKDGIEEFQNTITEVLGDPDGLDWVIGQDWDGVATPSDYFGGTVDELRLWNTVRTESEIRENNFLIQDGLDTNLVGYWQFNENTGTSTENIITSNIGTLSGATWATSSAPVGKGDSYSATISGDGTTALGTGLSIEFTGVSGSFDVVAFEIDNSPIGILPEDENTLDETIYNPYWIIETYGAGTFTSANLTYTYGAGVFTETDPSNVYLFKRSSKSNASWNTIIAANSANPGTGTATFNGITSFSQTALGTGTTPLPVDLISFSAQRVNSSNLLNWSTASEINNDRFEVLRSNDEKAWEVIGIVKSKVESGNSNETLNYSFIDNEPSTAGNMYYRLKQIDFDGTVALSPIEYIEITYSEDLLVTAYPNPVIDDLEIQLDIPTAGDLVIQLTNLNGQLVLSNKETLIRGLNFFTMDTNNLRSGIYILNVKSNNGDYTSKIVKR
- a CDS encoding zinc ribbon domain-containing protein YjdM, which codes for MSKIPPCPNCKSPYAYPTDNLLMCPECGHEWNPEEDEIEETVIKDANGNVLKDGDSVVVVKDLPVKGAPKPVKAGTKVKNIRLTDSDHNIDCKIDGFGSMALKSEFVKKA
- a CDS encoding TonB-dependent receptor, which gives rise to MRIILLTFFYLIGVFAFAQTNPCTRTIEGKILDIDSKEPLPFATIKVLDSSKGAVAGENGDFIIENICDDEVDLEVRFLGYKTVVHHHDFHHADPIIYMAADETLLESVVVEEKLNVHDLKTLSSKEIQLDVLDAAGQSAGEIFAQTSGVSLLKTGQNISKPIVHGLHSNRVLIINNGVRHAYQAWGTEHGPEIDPTQVDRIQLVKGASTVRYGSEALGGVILFDAPSPTYNTKLSGEVNGGFQTNGRAYNGELSLTQGFERAAWRASISGIRQGDLSAPNYQLTNTGKRELGFSLAGKFHFPIIDINIYASRFNQELGILRGSVNGNFEDLLFAFQAEIPNETFPFSYDINNPKQEVKHDLIRLKASLFLGKQQFDIQYAFQNNLRKEFDVRRGNLNSQPSIDLKLISHSLDIDWDHPSEGVWSGTYGIQLFTQNNDNIFGTGTTPFIPNYNTYNIGIFGIESYTVGNTVYEAGIRYDFMNQDVRGRDLFQNIFRNNQNYQNFSFTIGMVKQLSKIISVRTNIGTAWRPPNIGELYSFGRHQNILQYGIWRHEFTSANEIEFDRVLTEEDRSIKNEQGLKWISSVELRTESFDLEVTPYVNYIRNYFFSRPFGLRGSRRGTLPYFIFDQTDAFYSGIDLDIKKYWSEFFQTGIKASYVYAEDLNNDGSFVGIPPLNVQIEFVRKYRNFSFKINPEWTARQFNEPPVITPDQIIDAQEIPFEQDEIFDLVQAPNGFFLLNGSIEYKKKNLQFAIRGQNLLNTSYRRYTDFLRYYADDPGINLTAHISYSF